The stretch of DNA AGACAGATTGAGTCCACTTCCACAAGGTAGGGTGTCTTTGCTGTTAGTTCACACCATTGAAGGGCAAAGCGAAGAGCTAAGGTTTCTACCTCAAGAGCCGAAGAAACTGCTAATGGGAAACAAAGTCCTGCAACTAAAAAACCATGAGAGTCGCGCAAACAAGCTCCGCCTGCTGTGCCGTTAGCAGAAAATAATGCATCTGTATTGAGCTTCAATCGACCGGAAGGTGGAGCGAGCCATTTGATCCAGATAGTTCGTTTTCGCGGTGTGGCTGAAAATCTTGCGATCAAACCCTGTGAAAGCAAAACGGAGTCTGAAGTGTCTCTGCATTGAATGGGTCTAGAAAGGGATATCAACACAGTCTCACGTTTGATTCTTTTAACAGTGCCAGGGATAGAAAAGGTGGATCCATTATGAATTGATTCATTGTAAGATACCCAAAGTTGCCAAAGAATCAGACTGGGATCATTGTAAGATACCCAAAGCTGCCAAAGAATCAGACTGGGAAGAAGACGCGCTAAGCAGCCAACTGCAGAGTTTGGAGATGAAAACAACCACCAAATGTGACATGTTGCACGAACAGTGCTAGCAAACAACCACCAAATGTGACATGTTGCACGAACAGTGCTAGCATTTGACATTGATAGGTGACATGTTGCACGAACAGTGCTAGCATTTGACATTGATAGCCCAAATATCCCGCCAAAGTGTTGCCAAATTTGTTGAACTCGGTCGCAAAGCAATaaacaatgttccaagctcgcACTTGCTCTAAGACAAAATGGACAAACTGATGGAACACAAAAACCGAAACGTTCAATGACGTCTGGGAACGGAAGTAGTCTTCTCAAGAGTTTCCACATTAGAATAGATACTTTGGGAGGTATTCCTCCGCCCCAAATGCAGCTAGATGATAAAGTTAATCCCGCTTTTGGTCGAAGGCAGTCATATGCCgaggaaaaacaaaaatttccatAGGTGGATGGCATCCAAACAAGATCGCCGGCAACTTGCACTGTGTTTTCATCAACAAAAACAGCCACCTCTTGTATACGACGCCAAGTAAGGGAGCCCGAATGCCTGGACGAGTCTTCTGGGTAGCGAGCATGCATGAAATCACTCCATAAGGATCCCCCTcgcttgaaattgaaataaattttagcAGAGTGGGTACGTTGAACCGTTGACAGGCAGCGAACGCCTAAGCCGCCCTCTTCTCTCGGTAAGCATATTTTCCTCCATGCAGCCCAGTGTCGCTTTGGTTTTCCATCTTTTGTGCCCCAGAAAAATCTAGCGAGCTTAGATTCAAGTGCTTTCACAATCTGGCTCGGCAGCATAATAGAAGCCATCGTGTAGAGGGGAATCGTTGATAGAACATGCTTGATAAGGATGAGTCGACCCCCTGGAGAAAGAAGCTTGCGATGCCAGCTTTGAAGTTTTTCGTCCATATTTTCCAGCAGTCGTCGATGATAAAAGAGCCTATTCCGTCCTCGGAATAGGTTCACCCCTAAATAACGGAAAGGCAAAGATGAACGTTGCATTCCCAAGATGCGTGACATGGTGGCTGCTCTACGGCCTGAGCAGTGTTTAGAAGTAACAAAAAAGCTCTTGGTAAAGTTAATTTTTTGCCCTGAACCTGCTTGATATTGTTTCAATGTTTCCACCAATgtttttaaagagtttgatgACCCGTTTGCAAAGATGACAATATCATCTGCAAATGCCAAATGGGTAACAATAGGACAGTTCAAACCAGTTGAGTAAGGGGAGAGTATACCTGTGCCCATTTTGAGAATGAGGGAGCGAGATAATGCTTCTGAGATTAAAATGAACAACATCCGCGATAGTGGATCGCCTTGCTTAACCCCTCGAGTAGGTTGGAAAAAACCACAGCTGACACCATTGATCAAGATTGATAATCTTGTCGCTGCAAGGTTGTTCATGACAAGATAATCAATGGTTtattttgtccaaattaaaaaagagaatcAAATTTGGAAAATCACAGTAATTGAAGGActattgttggaattaactcaaataaaATTGTGAGAATGGAATCCTACCAAAAACCCCATTAAGGTAGACAAGTGGATCGGTGGTGACAGCCATAGGAAAATTTAGAGGACACTGCACGCAGATATCCAAGTCGGTCTTCTCGTTTGTGGAAATATGCGTTGCTAAAATAGACTAATCAATATAATGGACATAAAGTCAAGGTCATCGTTTTAACTTTACTTTTAATTAAGTCTTTCTGCTGTGTTTTTTTCTATAATTCTCttctattatattgttagatcgagaagaagaaattaatcTGCTATGGCTTTGCTTTTTAATCCTtcttgtttcttcttctttctgtTTTCCTCAATGGCCTTTTACTTTGCTGAGGGAGAAGATTATTATGAGTTCCAATCTAATTCATGTCCCAATGGATTCTCCTGTGGAAGTTTGGGTTATCTGGAGTTCCCTTTTGCTCAACACACCCACCCTCATTGTGGTTTAATCGGGGTAGATTGTGATGTTAAACCTCTTCCAAAACTCCAGTTGGGAATGGGGGAAGAATGGTATCAGTTTCTGGATATAAAAAATTCTGTTGCCAATACCACCATTCTTGTCCTTGAAGACCCAAAGCTTCAGAGCCTCTTAGATACCCATAATTACTCAAATTTAAACTACACCCTCCAATATCCTTATTCTCCTTCTCTCACATTCACCAATTTTGTAACAAATACATTCAAAGCCATTCATAAATGCAATAACAGTCcagctgatgatgatgatatgctGAATTATGAAAGGTATTACTGTTTTCAAGGATTTGGTTTGGTGTATAAAAAAGCCTTGGTTCCACAGGAGAATCCCAAATGTGTTGCTGCTAAGTGTACCCTGTACCCAACAAAAATTTTCGTTAACCAAACAAATGCTCTGTTAATTGCTCGATATAGACTGGGATTCCAAGTCTCAAATGCTTGCAATGAGTGTTACTATGGAGGAGGACAATGTACACAAGACATCAACAATCAATTCCATTGTGCAAAAGGTATATTAATTAAACACTCTCATCTTCTCCTCACAACTCTTCTTCCAGAGCATTTACAATCTTCCTTCtggtataaaattaaaaagttgtgGGAGTAGGGGTGATAATTGACTGGATGGTGACCCTAGCCGAAGGTGCACACAAGGGATCTATTTACTTTAGGCATAATTCTAGCACTAGGGATGTCGGTGCGCACAATACTAGGGATCTGCCCACTTTGAGCATAATCCCAACAATGCCTCGAAGTTCGAACCGTaatctcttctcccaaatacgGTATACGGAAGCCATTGAGCTAAGTTCTTCATGCAGGGGCTGGGTGGCTTTggaattattttaaaaactaatataACTACCTATTATAAATTGTgtcatacttgtgtgagacgtaTCGGGTCGAATCAGGTCactatgcaaatgtaatacttatacttgcaaatataatactaaatcgagaaaaaaatattcattacttataaataaaaacataatatttttgaggacaaataaaatacttttatattttgatggtAAAGTATTActctttttcataaaaaatattatatttttttaaagtaataaacattttattcctaatttagtattatatttgctattattaagtattaaatttcattttgacCCGACTCGTCTTACGAATctttacacaaatttttgccttatAAATTAGGTCCTAACAATTTAGGACTTGTACTAACCAATATTGCACTAGGCTAAGTTACCTGTCCTACCCATTTGTctaataattgatttttttttcccaccCTGTTTTTACTTGAGCACAGGAAACAACACCACAAGAAAGAGAAAGTTGAAACTATTTCCAGTGTGGGGTAAGTTTTATCCATATTTAACTTTATCCTTCTTGTTTAACTAAAGCAACCACCATTAaccaaaacatatattattctaaattCTTTACATTTTTTAAGGAATGAGACATTGATACTTATACTATACTTTCAGTTTCAGGAGGGGTGATTCTAGTCCTTATATTAATGTTCATCCTACTACTTTGTATTACCAAGAAATTGTCATTTCGCTCTTGCATAGATCGGTTGactaaaataaagaattatgaaGATGTACCGGAATTTTTAGAAAGTCATGGTCCCCTTGCACTTAAAAAGATTCAGTTATGCAGAAGTAAAGAAAATCACAGACTCCTTCAAATATGAACTTGGTCAAGGAGGTTTTGGCTCTGTGTATAAAGGAAAGTTGCACAATGGAAGTCTCGTGGCAGTTAAAGTTTTGAAGGAATTAAGAGCTAGTGGAGAAGAATTCATCAATGAGGTGGCAAGTATTAGTAGGACTTCTCATGTTAATATTGTCACTCTGATTGGATTTTGCATTGAAGGTAGAAAAAGAGCTCTTGTCTATGAGTTCATGCTTAATGGGTCTCTTGAGAAATTCATTTATGACAACAAATCTATGGTGGGTCGTCAACTAGGATGGAACAtgttatataaaatatcaatagGTATAGCCCGAGGGTTAGAGTACTTGCATCGTGGTTGCAACACTCGTATTCTACACTTGGATATAAAGCCCCATAATATTCTTTTAGATGAAAACTTCTCTCCAAAAATTTCAGATTTTGGCCTTGCATAGCTATGCAACAAGCGGGAGAGCATTGTGTCAATCTTTGGTACACGGGGAACTATTGGATATATTGCCCCTGAAGTTGTTTGCAAAAATATTGGAGGAGTGTCTCACAAATCAGATGTCTACAGTTATGGGATGGTGCTTCTTGAAAtggttggaggaagaagaaattccGATGAAGGAGTTAGCCGCAATAGTAAAATATACTTTCCTCATTGGATTTACACAAGACTTGTGTTAGATGATGATCTTGGATTGAATGGAGTAATGAATGAATAGGAGAATGAGTTTGCAAGAAAGATGGTAATAGTTAGCTTGTGGTGCATACAAAGTGATCCATCAACTAGACCATCAATGTCAAGGGTAGTGGAAATGTTAGAAGGTAAACTAGAATATTTACAAGTTCCACCTCAACCTTACCTCTACTCTCCCACAAGATCTGAGGAACAACACTCATCATCTTCTGTGTATATTACCTAGTACTTGACTTTTTGGTGCACTATGGTAATGATTTTCATACATAACAACATATTTTCATTATTGTATGATGCTAAGACTTGAAAGAACAAGTTTTGAAATATATCTATATGTTGATCAATCTTTTTCATAATTAAAGGATATATAGTCACACTAGCTAAATACATGCGATGTAGCCGCAAAAGAGGTGGTAGAGTGGGtggagcattttttttttttttgtatcaaaAGGCCATGAGTTTGGTTATTATCAATACTTTCTCGGTTGAGCCCATTACAGAAGATCTACAAAATGCACATTCTCTAGTAGTGGTTGATTGCAGGTTCACTATGTACATTGTAGATCTTGAATTGATCTAGATCATGTACATGTTATGTTAACATATTGTGTGCATTTAGTTAACTGATTATGTATATGCAAATAATGTAAAGGTACATAATAAATTAACTGGAGGTAGCACATATGTGTTTGGTGGATCTTAGTCCATGAAGGTTCAAGGCATGCATCaataccaaaaataaataaataaatttatccaGTGCTCAAAACTTTAGAGCAAACACATTGCAATTAATAAGCAGGGTATTGGCATTTATGTACAAGTGAGTAACATACACATTTAGATTTAGCATCCACTTCAGTTCAGTAATATAGTCATGTCCattaaaaaacacaaacaaccCAAATGACAAGTTGGGCAGGCAATAATTAGGAAACTTCTAATCTGTTGTTTCTATCTTGGTTCTAAACTCGGAAATCCAAGGTTCGACTGGGTCAGCTATCTATCTAGTTCGTTCGTTGCATTTTGTGGAAATATGCAACACACAGTTTACCTCATCAAGTCAAGGTCGTTTAAGTCTTTCCTCTGTTCTCCTCTTCCTTAATTCTCTCCTTCCATTGTTAGACAAGGAGAAAGCTCCTATGGCTCTACCCTTCATTCCTCGTTTATTCTTTCTCCTTCCCTTAACGGCCTTTTACTTTGCTAATGGAGAAGATGAATCGCCCCTATCAAATTGCCCCAAGGAATTCACCTGTGGAAACATCGATAATCTGCAGTTCCCCTTCGCTCAACACACGCAGCCTCATTGCGGCTTAGTCGTAGTAAATTGCTACACAACACCTCCCACAGTCCAGCTGGGAGATTGGTATCAGCTTCAAAATGTGAGTACAAACGGGGAGGTCAAAACAATCCTCCTCGAAGACTCGAAGCTTCAGAGACTGTTCGACCGCCATGATTGCTCAATCTTAAACTACACCGTCCAATTTCAGAATTCTCCTTCCATCACGTTCCGCTATTCGGAATCAAACACCTCCTTTTTGCAATGCAATAATCGGAGTAGTATCTGCAATTATGAGAGGTATAGCAACTATGTTGAAGGTTTGAGTTTGTACTATAAACGTCCCTCCTCGGCTCCAGAGAATTATACCAGATGTAGTAGTGTTCCTGCTAGCTGTGCTCTGTTGCCATCTCCAATTATTATCAGGAAACCAAATGCTCTGTTAACTGCTCAATTTGGAGTAGAGCTTCAAGTCTCAGAAGCTTGTTATGAGTGTTACTATGGAGGTGGGAGATGCACAGTTGATATCCACAATCAATTTCATTGTGAAAAAGGTAACTCCGATCCTTATCAATCTTCAATTCTCCGAGtttattaactctttatttttctcCTATTTGTCTTAACTCCttaatggcctgtttggttggattgaattgcaatttagtaaattcccaaactacagtgtttggttggagggaattgcaattccgcataattgcaattccttctaaatgatgaattgcaattcatgtgGTACCcacatgaattgcaattcgtaGGGAGGAAGGgtaatttgttggtgtaaagacaattttgcccctcctcccataccctttgtccttttttttttaatttgaaataataataatagaaataataataataataataattattattattattattattattattattttgaaagaattattattattattattattatttgaatgaattattattattattttgaaagaattattattattattattattatttgaatgaattattattattattattattattattattattacaatatctaccacaacataagggcattttagtcattttgttactttttacctttcaattccctgtactcctatttttgcataccaaacaatgtaatttcaattcctactttattcattgaattgcaattccatcgaattacaatttttttccaccctaattcctcctcccaaccaaacaccctgtaaaTGGGTATAAATAACATTGTTCATCATTGCCTAAAGAACTTGAGTTTCCATGCACCAATTTAAGTTAATCCTTCCTAAGATAACAAAGTTATAATATCTTAGagaaagtgtcaaatagactactaaatttatttgcttttaatttgtacaaCTGAGttaatgaacttaaaaagtgtgtaattgaccattaaacaactaaaatatgtgtaaaatatagacaaattttgtatttttaccgttaaaaaaaaactaaaatatgtttaattgggaaattttttttattttttcttgaaagAGTCCAATCATATAACATACCATAGTAGGTACTCAGAATTGTTTTTTCCCCTGTCATACTAGTTGAAATGAAAGATTTAAATGTTTTCAATTTAAATTGcactaaaagaaattataaaaatgttccAATTCTATAtatttgcttgtttgatggttcaaTTATACACTTTTTAAGTTCTGACCCCATTGCacaaaagttataaatttagGGGCCTATTTAACACTTGTTTCTAATATTTTCCAACTATTAGAATTTCAAAGTTAAATAAGAATTCCTAATAAACTACTATTTAATGgacttttaaaaattactccgtacacCACAAGACTTCAACCATAAGGATGCCTCTCCTTTGCTTTGCAGACTTCAAACATCCTCCtggaagagaaagaaagaaaaaaaaattccttacaCAATTGTCAAATCTTATCAAAAAGTGCAAATTCCACTTTTATTCTGGACTATTGTAATATTGACGCATTAAATCATATTCTTTTAAGGTTATTtctttacatttttaattttaatttgcttgtcataatactataataatatataaaaagaaatctATGTAACTAACCTTATATTTCACTTATTTAAAATGAATACAGGAAAAAGCACCATGAGAACGACAATGCTTAAAGTAATTCTAGTGACAGGTAAATTCTGTTGATATTTTAACTTTATCCTTCATATAAAACTAAGTAACTATCATCAACTAACAACCACATTCTCTACATACACTATCTTTGATCAGTTTTAAGCAGGACCACACTGATCCTTACATTCATG from Ipomoea triloba cultivar NCNSP0323 chromosome 7, ASM357664v1 encodes:
- the LOC116025745 gene encoding LEAF RUST 10 DISEASE-RESISTANCE LOCUS RECEPTOR-LIKE PROTEIN KINASE-like 1.1, producing the protein MALPFIPRLFFLLPLTAFYFANGEDESPLSNCPKEFTCGNIDNLQFPFAQHTQPHCGLVVVNCYTTPPTVQLGDWYQLQNVSTNGEVKTILLEDSKLQRLFDRHDCSILNYTVQFQNSPSITFRYSESNTSFLQCNNRSSICNYERYSNYVEGLSLYYKRPSSAPENYTRCSSVPASCALLPSPIIIRKPNALLTAQFGVELQVSEACYECYYGGGRCTVDIHNQFHCEKGKSTMRTTMLKVILVTVLSRTTLILTFMFILLLCITKKMFFCPCKSVTTKIKNYQDVPEF